One Spea bombifrons isolate aSpeBom1 chromosome 1, aSpeBom1.2.pri, whole genome shotgun sequence DNA window includes the following coding sequences:
- the RASL11B gene encoding ras-like protein family member 11B: MRLIQNMCTITEYPPGTATDCNGGTPGSRVIKIAVVGGSGVGKTALVVRFLTKRFIGDYERNAGNLYSRQVQIDGMNLAIQVQDTPGVQMNEQNLECNEHLNRSIRWADAVVIVFSITDCKSYDLISHLHQHVRQLHPDNRVPVVIVANKADLLHLKQVEPQHGLQLANMLGCTFYEVSVSENYIDVYNAFQILCKEISKHQTTGTPEKRKNSLIPRPKSPNMQDLKRRFKQVLSAKVRTATSV; encoded by the exons ATGCGTCTGATCCAGAACATGTGCACTATAACGGAGTACCCACCCGGCACGGCCACCGACTGCAACGGCGGCACCCCGGGGAGCAGGGTCATCAAGATCGCTGTGGTTGGAGGCAGTGGAGTTGGCAAGACAG ctCTGGTGGTTAGATTTCTTACCAAGAGGTTCATTGGCGACTATGAAAGAAACGCAG GAAATCTGTACAGCAGACAAGTCCAAATAGATGGCATGAATCTGGCCATTCAAGTTCAAGATACTCCAGGTGTCCAG atgAATGAGCAGAATCTAGAATGTAATGAACATCTCAACAGATCTATCAGATGGGCAGATGCTGTTGTAATTGTGTTTTCCATCACAGACTGTAAAAGCTATGATCTCATAAGTCACCTTCACCAGCATGTAAGGCAGCTTCATCCCGATAACAGAGTCCCTGTAGTAATAGTTGCCAACAAAGCAGATCTTCTTCACCTAAAGCAGGTAGAACCACAGCATGGACTTCAACTTGCCAACATGCTGGGCTGCACCTTCTACGAAGTGAGCGTAAGCGAGAACTACATTGATGTGTACAATGCATTCCAGATACTCTGTAAAGAAATAAGCAAACATCAAACCACAGGGACACCAGAAAAGAGAAAGAACTCTCTCATCCCAAGGCCAAAATCTCCAAATATGCAGGACTTAAAAAGACGCTTTAAGCAGGTCCTGTCTGCCAAAGTGAGGACAGCCACGTCTGTATGA